A portion of the Nitratidesulfovibrio termitidis HI1 genome contains these proteins:
- a CDS encoding class I SAM-dependent methyltransferase, translated as MGCKGYFDAVAGIWDTLRAGFFSEVVREAACVRAPLAPGQTAADVGAGTGFVTEALVARGVAVTALDANAVMLDVLRRKPFAAGGPGLPPVVCRVCEGNALPLPDGAVDHAFANMYLHHADDPGAALREMARIVRPGGRVVLTDLDLHDNTFLLREHHDRWPGFRREDVARWLREAGLHDVRVEDAGGTCCATSACGCSSASISIFVASGTR; from the coding sequence ATGGGATGCAAGGGCTATTTCGATGCCGTGGCGGGCATCTGGGACACCCTGCGCGCCGGGTTCTTTTCCGAGGTCGTGCGCGAGGCGGCCTGCGTGCGGGCTCCGCTGGCCCCCGGCCAGACCGCTGCGGACGTGGGCGCGGGCACCGGCTTCGTCACCGAGGCGCTGGTGGCGCGGGGAGTGGCCGTCACGGCGCTGGACGCCAACGCGGTCATGCTGGACGTGCTGCGGCGCAAGCCCTTTGCGGCGGGCGGCCCCGGCCTGCCCCCGGTGGTCTGCCGGGTCTGCGAGGGCAACGCCCTGCCCCTGCCCGACGGCGCGGTGGACCACGCCTTCGCCAACATGTACCTGCACCATGCGGACGACCCCGGCGCGGCCCTGCGCGAGATGGCCCGCATCGTCCGGCCCGGCGGCCGGGTGGTGCTGACCGATCTGGATCTGCACGACAACACCTTTCTGCTGCGGGAGCATCACGACCGCTGGCCCGGCTTCCGGCGCGAGGACGTGGCCCGCTGGCTGCGCGAAGCCGGTCTGCACGACGTGCGCGTGGAGGATGCCGGGGGCACCTGTTGCGCCACGTCCGCCTGCGGGTGCTCCAGCGCCAGCATTTCCATCTTCGTGGCCTCGGGCACGCGCTGA
- a CDS encoding LysR family transcriptional regulator, whose amino-acid sequence MELYQLRTFAVVADTGNLTRAAERLHASPPAVSAHIRALEDELGVGLFRRTPRGMELTDAGRDLRERAGTVLAGAEELRARALALRGEPEGEVTLALHAASHLLRVDAAHALLRQSAPRVRLRLSRAMSWEVVADLRSGKLDAGFLYLADQAPEGGADGGSDGGPSEGVAAPDGLAVTPLARIGLHVIGPMEWAEVLQSGTLAELAALPWLWVPCECPFCPVMEQLFAAVGVEPTVAAVAEQEDALCALAAGGAGLTVMVEAEARAAVAEGRLALRERPVAHVTLAFTVPAARAEEPALVALRESVRAAWGVSGDVAPTAG is encoded by the coding sequence ATGGAACTCTATCAGTTGCGCACCTTTGCCGTGGTGGCGGACACCGGAAACCTGACACGCGCGGCGGAGCGGCTGCACGCCAGTCCGCCCGCCGTCAGCGCGCACATCCGCGCGCTGGAGGACGAACTGGGGGTGGGGCTGTTCCGGCGCACGCCGCGCGGCATGGAACTGACCGACGCCGGGCGCGACCTGCGCGAGCGGGCGGGCACCGTGCTGGCCGGGGCCGAGGAACTGCGGGCGCGCGCCCTGGCTCTGCGGGGCGAACCGGAGGGTGAGGTGACCCTGGCCCTGCACGCGGCCTCGCACCTGTTGCGGGTGGACGCGGCGCACGCCCTGCTGCGCCAGTCCGCGCCCCGCGTGCGGCTGCGCCTGTCGCGGGCCATGAGCTGGGAAGTGGTGGCCGACCTGCGATCCGGCAAGCTGGATGCGGGCTTCCTGTATCTGGCGGATCAGGCCCCGGAAGGTGGGGCAGATGGCGGATCGGATGGCGGGCCGTCAGAAGGCGTGGCCGCGCCGGATGGATTGGCCGTGACGCCGCTGGCCCGGATCGGGCTGCACGTCATCGGACCGATGGAATGGGCGGAGGTGCTGCAATCGGGCACCCTGGCCGAGCTTGCGGCCCTGCCGTGGCTGTGGGTGCCCTGCGAGTGTCCGTTTTGTCCGGTGATGGAGCAGCTGTTCGCCGCCGTGGGCGTGGAGCCCACCGTGGCCGCCGTGGCCGAGCAGGAAGACGCCCTGTGCGCCCTGGCCGCCGGAGGTGCCGGGCTGACGGTGATGGTCGAGGCCGAGGCGCGAGCCGCCGTGGCCGAAGGCCGCCTGGCACTGCGCGAGCGGCCCGTGGCCCATGTGACCCTGGCCTTCACCGTGCCCGCCGCGCGGGCCGAGGAACCGGCCCTTGTTGCCCTGCGCGAGTCGGTGCGGGCGGCGTGGGGAGTGAGCGGGGACGTCGCGCCTACAGCAGGCTGA
- the trhA gene encoding PAQR family membrane homeostasis protein TrhA yields MVASLRDPVSGLTHCIGALLAVLGTVLLVVRAASPLLPWHVVTFSVFGVSMVLLYTASTLYHWLPLPERGVRLMRRVDHSMIFVYIAATYTPICLIPLRGPWGWSLFGCVWAVAVAGIFTKVFWLHAPRWVSTGIYLGMGWMALAGIYPLVMNLQAGALAWLVAGGAFYSVGAVIYALKRPNRFRHFGFHEIFHLFVMAGSFCHFVVMYSYVSLL; encoded by the coding sequence ATGGTGGCCAGCCTGCGCGACCCGGTCAGCGGGCTTACCCACTGCATCGGCGCGCTGCTGGCCGTGCTGGGCACGGTGTTGCTGGTGGTGCGCGCGGCGTCGCCCCTGCTGCCGTGGCACGTGGTGACCTTTTCCGTCTTCGGGGTGTCCATGGTGCTGCTGTACACGGCCAGCACCCTGTACCACTGGCTGCCGCTGCCGGAACGGGGCGTGCGCCTGATGCGCCGCGTGGACCATTCCATGATCTTCGTCTACATCGCGGCCACGTACACGCCCATCTGCCTCATCCCGCTGCGCGGGCCGTGGGGCTGGTCGCTGTTCGGCTGCGTGTGGGCGGTGGCCGTGGCGGGCATTTTCACCAAGGTGTTCTGGCTGCACGCGCCGCGCTGGGTGTCCACGGGCATCTACCTGGGCATGGGCTGGATGGCGCTGGCGGGCATCTACCCGCTGGTCATGAACCTACAGGCGGGGGCGCTGGCCTGGCTGGTGGCGGGCGGCGCGTTCTATTCGGTGGGCGCGGTGATCTACGCGCTGAAGCGGCCCAACCGCTTCCGGCACTTCGGTTTCCACGAGATATTCCATCTGTTCGTGATGGCGGGCAGCTTCTGCCACTTCGTGGTCATGTATTCCTACGTCAGCCTGCTGTAG
- the ftsY gene encoding signal recognition particle-docking protein FtsY produces MGFFSAIKKLWTPRDTDAPTEPAATPAAAPAAAPQDAAATPEAAAPDAPAAPGTQNAPWRADLARALRQSEPRLSVWLGHVLTGVDEADDTLWERLRFLFAALETPEAEGEAFIADFRRWLAAMDYRYVGDFRSELQYRLALALDLEDEEDERNRLFLKLTEGLARTREQITGRIDALLASHGRIDDKFWEELEEILIMADVGFEPAMQLTGRLKERARKAGTDDPAVFRDLLREELQDIFRAPRRIAAVTPPEVVLMIGVNGVGKTTTIAKLAHRARMQGKKVLIAAADTFRAAAIEQLEVWARRVGADFHAKSAGSDPAAVAFEAMDVALAGGYDIVFVDTAGRLHTKVNLMEELHKIRRILERKHPGAPHRSILVIDATTGQNALSQTKLFNEACGVDEIVLTKLDGTAKGGIVVAVAMQFGIPITFVGLGEKMEDLRPFDGGDFALALLGVGREEGRPEAE; encoded by the coding sequence ATGGGTTTCTTCAGCGCCATCAAGAAATTGTGGACGCCTCGCGACACGGATGCGCCCACGGAACCGGCAGCGACTCCGGCGGCAGCACCGGCAGCCGCGCCACAGGACGCCGCCGCAACGCCGGAAGCCGCCGCTCCCGATGCGCCAGCGGCGCCGGGCACACAGAACGCCCCCTGGCGGGCGGACCTGGCCCGCGCCCTGCGCCAGTCCGAGCCGCGCCTTTCGGTGTGGCTGGGCCACGTGCTGACCGGGGTGGACGAGGCGGACGACACTCTGTGGGAACGCCTGCGCTTCCTGTTCGCCGCGCTGGAAACCCCGGAAGCGGAAGGCGAAGCCTTCATCGCCGACTTCCGGCGCTGGCTGGCCGCCATGGATTACCGCTACGTGGGCGACTTTCGCTCCGAGTTGCAGTACCGGCTGGCCCTCGCCCTGGACCTGGAGGACGAGGAAGACGAACGCAACCGACTGTTCCTGAAGCTGACCGAAGGCCTTGCCCGCACGCGCGAGCAGATCACCGGTCGCATTGACGCCCTGCTGGCCTCGCATGGCCGCATTGACGACAAGTTCTGGGAAGAGCTGGAAGAAATCCTGATCATGGCCGACGTGGGCTTCGAACCCGCCATGCAGCTGACCGGCCGTCTGAAGGAACGCGCCCGCAAGGCGGGCACGGACGACCCCGCCGTCTTCCGCGACCTGCTGCGCGAGGAACTGCAGGACATCTTCCGCGCGCCGCGCCGCATCGCCGCGGTGACCCCGCCCGAGGTGGTGCTGATGATCGGCGTCAACGGCGTGGGCAAGACCACCACCATCGCCAAGCTGGCCCACCGCGCCCGCATGCAGGGCAAGAAGGTGCTCATCGCCGCAGCGGACACCTTCCGCGCGGCGGCCATCGAACAGCTGGAAGTGTGGGCCAGGCGCGTGGGGGCCGACTTTCACGCCAAGTCCGCCGGGTCCGACCCGGCCGCCGTGGCCTTCGAGGCCATGGACGTGGCCCTGGCGGGCGGCTACGACATCGTGTTCGTGGACACGGCGGGCCGCCTGCACACCAAGGTCAACCTGATGGAAGAGTTGCACAAGATCCGCCGGATCCTGGAACGCAAGCACCCCGGCGCGCCGCACCGCTCCATCCTGGTCATCGACGCCACCACCGGCCAGAACGCCCTGTCGCAGACCAAGCTGTTCAACGAGGCCTGCGGTGTGGACGAAATCGTGCTGACCAAGCTGGACGGCACGGCCAAGGGCGGCATCGTGGTGGCGGTGGCCATGCAGTTCGGCATTCCCATCACCTTCGTGGGGCTGGGCGAAAAGATGGAAGACCTGCGCCCCTTCGACGGCGGCGACTTTGCCCTGGCCCTGCTGGGCGTGGGCAGGGAAGAAGGTCGGCCAGAGGCCGAATAG
- a CDS encoding ATP-binding protein, with amino-acid sequence MSNTTASKGLSVPDIIKGRSLSRDLTVSLVVMVLVVVAALFSFVYVQISRDMLHEVDRKADEYSTRLSDILSIPMWNFDARTMDQIGSVFAQYELINEIHIEDAQGNTLFRVRKGADPDATVFRERAVHFESETIGRVSMVVTLQEYRRSLERLLKASALIMGSVLVVLLASTGVLLRVFLRRPLEALRSGMDQIARGDFAYDMTTIAHAELVQIAENFSRMCSQVEQRENELHAINTKLQDEIQSRRQTELALRASEERYALVVGGTSDGIWDWDLVTNTVYFSPRWKSIVGYEDHEVPNRLDEWKNRVHPDDLDTVLHAHDDYLARRVPEFQVEYRMRHKDDSYRWILGRGAALWDANGVPVRMAGAHTDITTRKEVEQELREAKNNLDNILNAMPSIIVGVDQSGSITLWNRTAERVTNQSRDEVLGRPVGEALPDFGFLLDEIRRSIAEGGTISLDKTPVAGPGVTRYFDIVIYPVVSRGSFGAVVRLDDITSRIRIEEMMVQTEKMLSVGGLAAGMAHEINNPLGGILQGAQNIQRRLDPDFGPNMVAAEDAGCSMDSIRGYLDRRGILRFLDGIRESGNRAANIVANMLEFSRRSESRWQRVSLPYLVDRTLELAANDYDLKKKYDFRHIDIVRDFAADLPDLPCMPTEIEQVLLNLFKNAAQAMHLRGERPDPPRISVTLRHEGGMLRIDVADNGPGMEEDVRRRVFEPFFTTKSVGEGTGLGLSVSYFIITTNHGGTFTVDSEPGRGTVFTLRLPVDQRHVTT; translated from the coding sequence ATGAGCAACACCACCGCCAGCAAAGGACTCTCCGTCCCGGACATCATCAAGGGGCGCTCGCTGTCGCGCGACCTCACCGTGAGCCTTGTGGTGATGGTGCTGGTGGTGGTGGCGGCGCTGTTTTCGTTCGTCTACGTGCAGATTTCGCGCGACATGCTGCACGAGGTGGACCGCAAGGCCGACGAATACAGCACCCGCCTGTCCGACATCCTTTCCATTCCCATGTGGAATTTCGACGCGCGCACCATGGACCAGATCGGTTCGGTGTTCGCGCAGTACGAACTGATCAACGAAATCCACATCGAGGACGCCCAGGGCAACACCCTGTTCCGGGTGCGCAAGGGCGCGGACCCCGACGCCACCGTGTTTCGCGAACGGGCCGTGCACTTCGAATCCGAGACCATCGGGCGGGTGTCCATGGTGGTCACCCTGCAGGAGTACCGGCGCAGCCTGGAACGGCTGCTGAAGGCCAGCGCCCTGATCATGGGCAGCGTGCTGGTGGTGCTGCTGGCCTCCACCGGGGTGCTGCTGCGCGTGTTTCTGCGCCGCCCGCTGGAGGCGTTGCGGTCGGGCATGGACCAGATTGCCCGGGGTGACTTTGCCTATGACATGACCACCATCGCCCATGCCGAACTGGTCCAGATCGCCGAGAATTTTTCACGCATGTGCAGCCAGGTGGAGCAGCGCGAGAACGAACTGCACGCCATCAACACCAAACTGCAAGACGAGATTCAAAGCCGCCGCCAGACCGAACTGGCCCTGCGCGCCAGCGAGGAACGCTACGCCCTGGTGGTGGGCGGCACCAGCGACGGCATCTGGGACTGGGACCTCGTCACCAACACCGTCTATTTTTCGCCGCGCTGGAAATCCATCGTGGGCTACGAAGACCACGAGGTGCCCAACCGCCTGGACGAATGGAAGAACCGGGTGCACCCCGACGACCTGGATACCGTGCTGCACGCCCATGACGACTATCTTGCCCGGCGCGTGCCCGAGTTTCAGGTGGAATACCGCATGCGCCACAAGGACGACAGCTACCGCTGGATCCTGGGGCGCGGCGCGGCCCTGTGGGACGCCAACGGGGTGCCCGTGCGCATGGCCGGGGCCCATACCGACATCACCACCCGCAAGGAAGTGGAACAGGAACTGCGCGAGGCCAAGAACAACCTCGACAACATCCTGAACGCCATGCCCTCGATCATCGTGGGGGTGGACCAGTCCGGCAGCATCACCCTGTGGAACCGCACTGCGGAACGCGTCACCAACCAGTCGCGCGACGAGGTGCTGGGCCGCCCCGTGGGCGAGGCCCTGCCCGACTTCGGCTTTCTGCTGGACGAAATCCGCCGCTCCATCGCCGAGGGCGGCACCATCTCGCTGGACAAGACGCCCGTGGCCGGGCCCGGCGTCACCCGCTACTTCGACATCGTGATCTACCCCGTGGTCTCGCGGGGCAGCTTTGGCGCCGTGGTGCGCCTGGACGACATCACCAGCCGCATCCGCATCGAAGAAATGATGGTGCAGACCGAAAAGATGTTGTCGGTGGGCGGCCTTGCGGCAGGCATGGCGCACGAGATCAACAACCCCCTCGGCGGCATCCTGCAGGGGGCGCAGAACATCCAGCGCAGGCTGGACCCGGACTTTGGCCCCAACATGGTGGCTGCGGAAGATGCGGGCTGCTCCATGGACTCCATCCGGGGCTATCTGGACCGCCGGGGCATCCTGCGCTTTCTGGACGGCATCCGCGAATCGGGCAACCGCGCGGCCAACATCGTGGCCAACATGCTGGAATTCAGCCGCCGCAGCGAATCGCGCTGGCAGCGGGTGTCGCTGCCCTATCTGGTGGACCGCACCCTGGAACTGGCGGCCAACGACTACGACCTGAAGAAGAAATACGACTTCCGGCACATCGACATCGTGCGCGACTTTGCCGCCGATCTGCCCGACCTGCCGTGCATGCCCACCGAAATCGAACAGGTGCTGCTGAACCTGTTCAAGAATGCCGCCCAGGCCATGCACCTGCGCGGCGAGCGGCCCGACCCGCCGCGCATCTCGGTAACCCTGCGCCATGAAGGCGGCATGCTGCGCATCGACGTGGCCGACAACGGCCCCGGCATGGAAGAGGACGTGCGGCGCAGGGTGTTCGAGCCGTTCTTCACCACCAAGAGCGTGGGCGAGGGCACCGGTCTTGGGCTCTCGGTGTCCTACTTCATCATCACCACCAACCACGGCGGCACCTTTACCGTGGATTCCGAGCCGGGCCGGGGCACGGTGTTCACCCTGCGGTTGCCGGTGGATCAGCGCCACGTGACCACGTAG
- a CDS encoding OmpP1/FadL family transporter, producing the protein MFRVLLAALLCVAAWSPFAEAAGFAMYEFSARGNALGGAMTARRADPSSIAFNPALVTQLEGTQTLAGVTVVAPQVSVDVNGHTTDAESNMWTIPHAYATTQINDNLFLGVGTFSRFGLGTEYPSGWAGRTELQSVNIQSMSVNPVLGVRHGDFAFGFGVEAMWFEYDQKQATAAMGTDIDGRVKGDATGFGLNGGALWKATDSVTLGASFRTPIKQDLEGRATFDKNGASVPASWFRDTDAEGSVTLPGEVRVGVAWEPDDRWSVAMDVTRTFWSSYDELRIGYGAPLAPGVTESVKTTEWRDVWRLGLGVEYRLTEMVDLRAGYVYDCSPVNSDHLDFLVPANDRQLYSLGVGLHDGPWRVDVSYTYLWIKGRDGEVEGDGGTVYDVRFHDGDAHLLGLSAGWEF; encoded by the coding sequence GTGTTCCGTGTTCTTCTGGCCGCGCTGCTCTGCGTCGCGGCATGGTCCCCTTTTGCCGAAGCCGCGGGCTTCGCCATGTATGAATTCAGTGCGCGGGGCAACGCGCTGGGCGGGGCCATGACGGCCCGCCGTGCCGACCCTTCGTCCATCGCCTTCAACCCTGCCCTGGTCACCCAGTTGGAGGGCACGCAAACCCTGGCCGGGGTCACCGTGGTGGCGCCGCAGGTGTCCGTGGACGTCAACGGCCACACCACCGACGCGGAATCCAACATGTGGACCATTCCGCACGCCTACGCCACCACCCAGATCAACGACAACCTGTTCCTGGGCGTGGGCACCTTTTCGCGCTTCGGCCTGGGCACGGAATACCCGTCCGGTTGGGCGGGCCGTACCGAGTTGCAGTCGGTGAACATCCAGTCCATGTCGGTGAATCCGGTGCTGGGCGTGCGCCACGGCGATTTCGCGTTCGGCTTCGGCGTCGAGGCCATGTGGTTCGAATACGATCAGAAGCAGGCAACCGCCGCGATGGGCACGGACATCGACGGACGGGTCAAGGGTGATGCCACGGGCTTTGGCCTGAACGGCGGCGCCTTGTGGAAGGCAACCGACAGCGTGACCCTGGGGGCCAGCTTCCGCACGCCCATCAAGCAGGACCTGGAAGGCCGGGCCACCTTCGACAAGAACGGTGCGTCGGTTCCGGCGTCCTGGTTCCGGGACACCGATGCCGAAGGCTCCGTGACCCTGCCCGGCGAGGTGCGCGTGGGCGTGGCGTGGGAGCCGGACGACCGCTGGAGCGTGGCCATGGACGTGACCCGCACCTTCTGGAGCAGCTACGACGAACTGCGCATCGGCTACGGTGCTCCGCTGGCCCCCGGCGTGACGGAAAGCGTGAAGACCACCGAGTGGCGCGACGTGTGGCGGCTGGGCCTTGGCGTGGAATACCGCCTGACCGAGATGGTGGACCTGCGCGCGGGCTACGTCTACGACTGCTCACCCGTGAATTCCGACCATCTCGACTTTCTGGTGCCCGCCAACGACCGCCAGTTGTACAGCCTGGGCGTGGGCCTGCACGACGGGCCGTGGCGGGTGGACGTTTCGTACACCTACCTGTGGATCAAGGGCCGCGACGGCGAGGTGGAAGGCGACGGCGGCACCGTCTACGACGTGCGCTTCCATGACGGGGATGCGCATCTGCTCGGCCTCTCCGCTGGCTGGGAATTTTAA
- a CDS encoding DEAD/DEAH box helicase, whose amino-acid sequence MTHDPRLEGDAHSAADTDETPSSAPAASDVPAPAVADAPGSPDAPGTTAADTPGTPAPVAASDAPAEGAPAEISDPAPAISADSADATDVAALADDEDPALRLAAEITRIDEPEDALPPVTLADLPPMMQEAAARAGWTNLMPVQTRALPYIFAKRDLMVQSRTGSGKTGAFLLPLLERLSPDEPAVQALILVPTRELALQVEYEARVLFEGTGLNVAAVYGGVGYGKQMDALRDGAHLVVGTPGRVLDHLLRRTMNLDRIRALVFDEADRMLSIGFYPDMKEIQRYLPKRRISAYLFSATYPPHVLNLAGEFLSEPRMLSLSHQQVHVAQTQHLYCETKPMDKDRALVRIIESENPTAAIIFCNTKANVHYVTAVLQGFGYNADELSADLTQAKREQVLGNLRKGGVRFLVATDVAARGIDIPDLSHVILYEPPEDRESYIHRAGRTGRAGSAGTVISLVDIIQKLELQRIAKHYKIDIQHRPTPDDESVARIAGDRLTALLEARLRARTGLERERQQRFAPLARALAGDDEQLALLAMLLDQYYQESLHAALPMPATAPAPRQDRRRDERRDERRDDRREERRDDREGRDGRRRDRDRRDERRDERRDERKDERKDERREERRDERKDEGRDERRDGRAPAVAAADDTPGSDSPEQQAEPREDGQAPREGRRRSRRGRGRKRRRDAEARAAQEAGQEAGQAADAPLEQLDGIEDDADDARDGGMTAAPETPKASGATGKSGEAEEPDAPRQRRDARPAKAGAPAASTASPASTDGDAEDAPAAKPAKGKPARPARGRAAKAAPAAAATEAIDAEATGAASDTPDATDDTAAAKPARGARRGRGKTEADSPEKGKAASGGKAATGGKPRAKAPEKDEDEDDDMPLLLEDYLSEDDDRLDDVRGSSASVGSVFGQRLPSGAKAQAQSGQSGQSPQSRGKAAAKPKAAPKAASGSAPVQPVLTQALEGSGAFDDEFDDQSGENDANDAAPGNAATPAKRRRRRRRKKPAGTTSEGADAGTAHHAEADAE is encoded by the coding sequence ATGACTCACGATCCACGCCTTGAGGGCGACGCGCACTCGGCTGCCGACACCGACGAAACCCCTTCGTCCGCGCCTGCCGCTTCCGACGTGCCCGCCCCCGCCGTCGCTGACGCCCCCGGATCCCCCGACGCCCCCGGCACCACCGCCGCCGACACACCCGGCACCCCGGCCCCCGTGGCCGCTTCCGACGCCCCTGCCGAAGGCGCTCCCGCCGAAATTTCCGATCCCGCGCCCGCAATTTCCGCAGACTCCGCCGATGCCACCGACGTCGCCGCCCTGGCGGACGATGAAGACCCGGCCCTGCGCCTTGCCGCCGAGATCACCCGCATCGACGAGCCCGAAGACGCGCTGCCCCCGGTGACTCTGGCCGACCTGCCGCCCATGATGCAGGAGGCCGCCGCCCGAGCCGGGTGGACCAATCTGATGCCGGTGCAAACCCGCGCCCTGCCGTACATCTTCGCCAAGCGCGACCTGATGGTGCAGTCGCGCACGGGCAGCGGCAAGACCGGGGCCTTCCTGCTGCCGCTGCTCGAACGCCTGTCGCCCGACGAACCCGCCGTGCAGGCCCTGATCCTGGTGCCCACGCGCGAACTGGCCCTGCAGGTGGAATACGAGGCCCGCGTGCTGTTCGAAGGCACCGGCCTGAACGTGGCCGCCGTGTACGGCGGCGTGGGCTACGGCAAGCAGATGGACGCCCTGCGCGACGGTGCGCACCTTGTGGTGGGCACGCCGGGCCGCGTGCTGGACCACCTGCTGCGCCGCACCATGAACCTGGACCGCATCCGGGCGCTGGTGTTCGACGAAGCAGACCGCATGCTGTCCATCGGCTTCTACCCGGACATGAAGGAAATCCAGCGCTACCTGCCCAAGCGCCGCATTTCCGCGTACCTGTTCTCCGCCACCTACCCGCCCCACGTGCTGAACCTGGCGGGCGAGTTCCTGAGCGAACCGCGCATGCTCAGCCTGAGCCACCAGCAGGTGCACGTGGCCCAGACGCAGCACCTGTATTGCGAAACCAAGCCCATGGACAAGGACCGGGCGCTGGTGCGCATCATCGAATCCGAAAACCCCACGGCGGCCATCATCTTCTGCAACACCAAGGCCAACGTGCACTACGTGACGGCGGTGCTGCAGGGCTTCGGCTACAATGCCGACGAACTTTCGGCGGACCTGACCCAGGCCAAGCGCGAACAGGTGCTGGGCAACCTGCGCAAGGGCGGAGTGCGCTTTCTGGTGGCCACCGACGTGGCCGCGCGCGGCATCGACATTCCCGACCTTTCGCACGTCATCCTGTACGAGCCGCCGGAAGACCGCGAATCGTACATTCACCGTGCGGGCCGCACCGGCCGCGCCGGTTCGGCGGGCACGGTCATCTCGCTTGTGGACATCATCCAGAAGCTGGAACTGCAGCGCATCGCCAAGCATTACAAGATCGACATCCAGCATCGCCCCACCCCCGACGACGAGTCGGTGGCGCGCATCGCCGGTGACCGGCTGACCGCCTTGCTGGAAGCGCGCCTGCGCGCCCGCACCGGGCTGGAACGCGAACGGCAGCAGCGCTTTGCGCCGCTGGCCCGTGCCCTGGCCGGGGACGACGAGCAGCTTGCGCTGCTGGCCATGCTGCTGGACCAGTACTATCAGGAAAGCCTGCATGCGGCCCTGCCCATGCCCGCCACCGCCCCGGCCCCCCGGCAGGACCGCCGCCGCGACGAACGGCGCGACGAACGCAGGGACGACCGGCGTGAAGAGCGGCGTGATGACCGCGAGGGACGCGACGGACGCCGCCGCGACCGTGACCGCCGGGATGAACGACGTGACGAGCGCCGCGACGAGCGTAAGGACGAGCGTAAGGACGAGCGCCGCGAAGAACGCCGGGACGAACGCAAGGACGAAGGCCGGGACGAACGGCGCGACGGACGCGCCCCCGCCGTGGCCGCGGCGGACGACACCCCCGGCAGCGACAGCCCGGAACAGCAGGCGGAACCGCGTGAAGACGGGCAGGCCCCCCGCGAAGGGCGACGCCGGTCGCGGCGTGGCCGTGGCCGCAAACGCCGCCGCGACGCCGAGGCCCGCGCCGCGCAGGAAGCCGGGCAGGAAGCCGGACAGGCCGCCGACGCCCCGCTGGAACAGTTGGACGGCATCGAGGACGACGCAGACGATGCGCGGGACGGCGGCATGACCGCCGCGCCCGAAACGCCCAAGGCATCCGGCGCAACCGGAAAATCCGGCGAAGCTGAAGAGCCCGACGCCCCCAGGCAGCGCAGGGACGCCCGGCCTGCCAAGGCCGGGGCACCCGCCGCTTCCACTGCTTCCCCCGCTTCGACTGACGGAGACGCAGAAGATGCTCCCGCAGCCAAGCCCGCCAAGGGCAAGCCCGCGCGGCCAGCCCGTGGCAGGGCGGCCAAGGCTGCCCCTGCCGCCGCTGCAACGGAAGCCATCGATGCCGAGGCGACCGGCGCCGCATCCGACACCCCCGACGCAACGGACGATACCGCAGCCGCCAAGCCTGCACGCGGTGCACGCCGTGGCAGGGGCAAGACCGAAGCCGACAGTCCCGAGAAGGGCAAGGCAGCGTCCGGGGGCAAAGCCGCGACCGGGGGCAAGCCCCGCGCCAAGGCCCCCGAAAAGGACGAGGACGAAGACGACGACATGCCTCTGCTGCTGGAAGACTACCTGAGCGAAGACGACGACCGTCTGGATGACGTGCGCGGCTCCTCTGCGTCGGTGGGCAGTGTGTTTGGCCAGCGGCTGCCCTCCGGGGCCAAGGCGCAGGCCCAATCCGGCCAGTCTGGCCAGTCTCCCCAGTCCAGGGGCAAGGCCGCCGCAAAGCCCAAGGCAGCCCCCAAGGCGGCCTCCGGCTCGGCACCGGTGCAGCCCGTGCTGACCCAGGCCCTGGAAGGTTCCGGCGCGTTCGATGACGAATTCGACGACCAGTCCGGCGAAAACGACGCCAATGACGCTGCCCCCGGCAACGCGGCCACGCCCGCCAAACGCCGCAGGCGCCGCCGCCGCAAGAAGCCTGCCGGTACAACGTCCGAAGGTGCGGACGCCGGTACGGCACACCATGCGGAGGCCGACGCCGAATGA